One Bombus pascuorum chromosome 4, iyBomPasc1.1, whole genome shotgun sequence DNA segment encodes these proteins:
- the LOC132905811 gene encoding proteasome subunit alpha type-3 has product MSSIGTGYDLSASQFSPDGRVFQVEYAQKAVENGGTVIGLRGKDGIVFAVEKIVTSKLYEAGTNKRIFNIDKHLGMAVSGLISDARQIVEIARSEASSYKSQYGIGIPLKYLNERVSMYMHAYTLYSAVRPYGCSVILGAYEHDGPAMYMIDPSGVSYGYYGCAVGKAKQSAKTEIEKLKLSEMTCNELVKEAARIIYLVHDELKDKQFELEMSWVGKHTNGRHERIPADVKADAEAKAKQAMAEDSDSDTEDM; this is encoded by the exons atgagtTCCATAGGCACAGGG TATGATTTGTCTGCTTCTCAATTTTCACCTGACGGACGTGTGTTTCAAGTGGAATATGCACAAAAAGCCGTCGAAAATGGAGG AACAGTTATAGGATTAAGAGGAAAAGATGGCATTGTATTTGCTGTGGAAAAGATAGTTACTTCCAAGCTTTATGAGGCTGgcacgaataaaagaatattcaatATAGACAAACATCTTGGTATGGCAGTTTCTGGTTTGATATCCGATGCCAGACAGATCGTAGAGATCGCTAGATCCGAAGCGTCCAGCTACAAATCCCAATATGGAATTGGTATTCCTCTGAAATACTTAAATGAAAGAGTTTCTATGTACATGCATGCGTATACTTTGTATTCGGCAGTCAGGCCATATGGCTGTTCTGTAATACTTGGTGCGTATGAACACGATGGTCCGGCTATGTATATGATAGATCCTTCTGGAGTTTCATATGGGTACTATGGTTGTGCTGTTG GCAAGGCAAAACAATCTGCAAAGacggaaattgaaaaattgaagcTATCTGAAATGACTTGCAATGAATTAGTAAAAGAAGCAGCACGTATAATTTATCTTGTTCACGATGAATTAAAAGACAAGCAGTTCGAACTTGAAATGAGCTGGGTTGGTAAACATACGAATGGAAGGCACGAGCGCATACCGGCGGACGTAAAAGCTGACGCTGAGGCAAAAGCGAAACAAGCAATGGCAGAAGATTCAGACAGTGACACAGAAGACATGTAA
- the LOC132905763 gene encoding uncharacterized protein LOC132905763, with product MMLNAKILIIMGVVIYGVIARNMESNKELLKETNNKKHGVSMLMEIAKELVQRSSTSSQVLNLNLSNLLLLLVLKAVVFGAGYLGHHGYKGRDLEEDIRNIENNNIFLENVISEAEVTLALGYLMGDTCLYRAACEEPHVAKEYLGAAEMIIQTIKLLPQGSSIEGKYEEIMAEFRKAIEHGVADNCPSQYTCKKESIKNFLKEEGK from the exons ATGATGTTAAATGCGAAGATTTTGATTATCATGGGAGTAGTGATTTATGGGGTTATTGCTAGAAACATGGAAAGCAATAAAGAGCTTCTTAAGGAAACAAATAATAAGAAGCATGGAGTTTCTATGTTGATGGAAATAGCGAAGGAGCTTGTACAAAGATCCTCGACTAGCAGTCAG GTATTGAAtctgaatttatcaaatttgttattacttTTGGTATTGAAAGCAGTCGTATTTGGAGCAGGATATCTAGGCCATCATGGTTACAAAGGACGCGACTTAGAAGAAG atatacgaaatattgaaaataataatatatttctagaaaATGTGATATCTGAAGCTGAAGTTACGTTGGCATTAGGATACTTAATGGGAGATACCTGTCTGTATAGAGCAGCTTGTGAAGAACCTCACGTTGCGAAAGAATATCTAGGAGCTGCAGAAATGATCAtccaaacgataaaattgctaCCCCA AGGTTCGTCGATTGAAGGGAAGTACGAGGAAATAATGGCGGAATTCCGAAAAGCCATCGAACATGGTGTTGCAGATAATTGCCCGTCTCAATATACTTGCAAGAAAGAGAGTATTAAGAATTTTTTGAAGGAAGAAGGGAAATGA
- the LOC132906094 gene encoding odorant receptor 4-like: MLKFMGIWPEERKWNRPSSYHILLPFIMMVCFACAPQTINLFLIAGNSNLVIENLSTNITTTISLMKAMAVWMKGKPLKFLVMCMANDWNTTTNKAERETMVNIRRITRKTTIRSTLMANIVLLAFVPARLFSMRYSDNMLFYRGYFPYNITISPNYELTMIGQFMATFYAATTYTAVDTFVVLLIFHVCGQLSNLRDDLRKIHSYDKKDVEKKLQKIIQKHEYINRFVFEKFVLLLKMVKKMEEAQLLITSYAYLRFANKIETSFNMMLLLQMLSCTIQICSQSYQVIMSFGEQETEYMILQLSFLLIYVVYVMLHLFLYCYMGEKLTSESTEIANTVYNAEWYNLPPKNARWLVIIMCRARASPLKITAGRFCSFTLVLFSQVLKTSMGYVSVLHAMKNK; the protein is encoded by the exons ATGCTAAAGTTTATGGGTATCTGGCCGGAAGAGAGGAAATGGAATCGGCCTTCCAGTTATCACATTCTGTTACCGTTTATCATGATGGTGTGTTTCGCATGTGCTCCACAAACTATTAATCTTTTCTTAATCGCGGGTAACTCTAACTTGGTGATCGAGAATCTTTCGACTAATATTACTACCACGATTTCACTTATGAAGGCTATGGCTGTTTGGATGAAAGGCAAAC CATTAAAGTTTTTGGTAATGTGCATGGCTAATGACTGGAACACAACGACGAACAAAGCCGAACGAGAAACAATGGTGAACATTCGAAGAATCACTAGAAAGACTACAATAAGAAGCACGCTGATGGCCAACATTGTCCTTCTCGCTTTTGTGCCTGCACGGTTGTTTAGTATGAGATACAGTGACAACATGCTGTTCTATCGTGGCTATTTCCCCTATAACATTACCATCAGTCCAAATTACGAACTGACAATGATCGGTCAATTCATGGCTACATTTTATGCGGCCACTACGTACACAGCAGTCGATACTTTTGTCGTTCTGTTGATTTTTCATGTCTGTGGACAGCTCTCCAATTTGAGAGACGATTTACGGAAGATTCATTCGTACGATAAGAAAGATGTAGAAAAGAAGTTGCAGAAAATTATTCAGAAgcatgaatatattaataggttcgtattcgaaaaatttgttcttttgtTGAAGATGGTAAAAAAGATGGAAGAAGCACAGT TATTAATCACGTCGTATGCATATTTAAGATTCGCCAACAAGATAGAGACTTCTTTCAACATGATGCTCCTCCTTCAAATGCTGAGTTGTACCATTCAGATATGCTCTCAGTCTTATCAAGTCATTATG TCATTTGGAGAGCAGGAGACGGAATACATGATTTTGCAACTTTCGTTTCTGCTGATATACGTAGTTTATGTGATGTTGCATTTGTTCCTATATTGTTACATGGGCGAAAAACTAACTTCCGAG AGTACAGAAATTGCTAACACGGTGTACAATGCCGAATGGTACAACTTACCTCCCAAGAATGCAAGATGGCTTGTAATTATCATGTGTCGTGCCAGGGCTTCACCTTTAAAAATTACAGCAGGCAGATTTTGTTCCTTTACTTTAGTGCTATTCTCTCAG GTCTTAAAAACCTCGATGGGATATGTTTCTGTTCTACAcgcaatgaaaaataaataa
- the LOC132905820 gene encoding LOW QUALITY PROTEIN: odorant receptor 13a-like (The sequence of the model RefSeq protein was modified relative to this genomic sequence to represent the inferred CDS: substituted 2 bases at 2 genomic stop codons) — MDFAMGWNRFNLTLLGVWPEPRKVSRGSRLLSSIIFWFTTIVTFTFICAPQTANLVLKSSNFNEVIENLSINIPIAFALFKQIVLRYYKKALTLLLSQMFDDWTEPIANQDRQTMLKNAKISRMISIVCSTLTYFMLLAFISLQIWSNMQSASEADLGGLLHPATFPYDTNKSPNFEITWLGQFIGTMLAGISFSCFDTFLAVPVIHLCGQLTVLRMALEDLANTTKKDNNYARFHERLGFIVNRHNLLSRFAVMVEDCFNLTLLVQTIICTTMFCLTGYRMITSVDQEQADVRIVGMIFFIIHVIYTMLHLFIYCYVGEMLLGESTGVGQSAYECNWYDLPPKYAISLIIVICRAKVSFQITAGKFSPFSLELFNAVLKTSAGYLSVLLAMKDXLVXEK; from the exons atggactTTGCAATGGGATGGAATCGTTTCAACTTGACGTTACTCGGTGTGTGGCCAGAACCGAGAAAAGTATCAAGAGGATCACGATTACTTTCGAGTATAATATTCTGGTTTACGACTATTGTGACGTTTACTTTCATCTGTGCACCACAAACAGCAAATCTGGTATTGAAATCGAGTAATTTCAACgaagtaattgaaaatttatcgattaatatACCGATCGCCTTTGCGTTGTTTAAGCAGATCGTTCTGCGATATTATAAGAAAG CCCTAACGCTATTACTCAGCCAAATGTTCGACGACTGGACCGAGCCAATAGCAAATCAAGATCGTCAAACGATGTTAAAGAACGCGAAAATTAGTCGAATGATATCCATAGTCTGTTCTACTCTAACGTATTTCATGCTTCTCGCTTTTATATCGCTTCAAATTTGGAGTAATATGCAAAGTGCGTCAGAAGCCGATCTAGGAGGACTCCTTCATCCAGCCACGTTCCCTTACGACACCAACAAGAGTCCAAATTTCGAAATCACATGGCTGGGACAGTTTATAGGCACGATGTTAGCCGGAATATCCTTTTCTTGCTTCGACACGTTCCTTGCTGTTCCTGTGATACACTTGTGCGGTCAATTAACTGTTCTTAGAATGGCACTCGAGGATCTAGCTAACACGACGaagaaagataataattaCGCAAGATTCCATGAACGATTGGGATTCATTGTGAACAGGCACAATCTGTTATCTAG GTTTGCCGTGATGGTGGAAGATTGCTTCAATCTCACGTTACTTGTTCAGACTATAATCTGCACAACGATGTTTTGTCTTACTGGATATCGTATGATAACT TCCGTAGATCAGGAGCAAGCGGACGTACGAATAGTTGgaatgatatttttcatcataCACGTAATTTATACTATGCTGCATCTTTTCATTTATTGTTATGTAGGAGAAATGCTTCTAGGGGAA AGTACCGGTGTTGGACAATCAGCATACGAGTGCAATTGGTACGATTTACCACCGAAGTACGCCATTTCACtaattatcgtaatatgtCGCGCGAAAGTATCGTTTCAAATAACAGCTGGAAAATTCAGTCCCTTCTCCCTCGAACTCTTTAATGCT GTTCTAAAAACGTCTGCTGGATATCTTTCAGTATTGTTAGCCATGAAGGATTGACTGGTCTAAGAAAAGTAA